The sequence GGTTTTTCTTTTCTTCCTCCACCAGCAACTATACCAATACTTGCACGACATTTAGGATTGAAAGATTTAAGTTCACCAGATGGTAATTCAATAACTGCTTTATCTGCATCATGAGTAATTAAAGAAGCATAAGTACCGGATGATCTTACGAAACGACCACCATCTCCAGGTCTATTTTCAATATTATATACTGGAGTACCTTCAGGGATTTCTGCAAGAGGTAATGTATTACCAAAACTGATAGGAGCAGAAATACCGCATTCAATTTCATCATTAATTTGAATACTTTCAGGTGCTAAAATAAATTTTTGTTCTCCGTTTTCAAATTTAACTTTAGCAATAGGTGCAGTTCTAGCAGGGTCATGAACGATATCAGTAACAATACCTTTTAAACTTCCTTCTTTTTCAATATCATCATAAACTCTATATTGAATTTTATCTTTAAATCTGTGTGATGCTACACGATGAGGTGGATTTCCTCTACCTCTTCTTTGATGTATTAATCGTTTTCCCATTCAACTTCCTCCTTAGAATACTCCTATTTTAACAGCAATATCTTCAGCTTTTTCTTCTTCTTCAAGGGTAATGAAAGCTAATTTTACACCTTTTGGACTTATATGAGTGTTAACTTTTTTAACTTTTTCATCATATAAAGTTTCGAAAGCTCTTTTGATATCTGCTTTTGTAGATTCTCTAGCAACAACGAAAGTAAGTTCGTTATTAAAATCAATTGCATTCATAGTTTTCTCAGTAACATGAGGTTTAACAATAACTGCGTATGGATCCATTTTATCTACCTTCTTTTACAATAAATCCTAGAAGAATTTATTGGAATAATCCTCCTAATTTTTCAACAGCAGATTTTGTAAAAATAGTTAATCTTCCTGGGTGAGTACCTGGAGCTAATAATTCAGCATTTAAATTTTCTACAGATACAACATCTACACCAGCGTGATTTCTAGCACCTAATTTGATACCTTTATCATCACCAACAACTACTAAAGGTCCTTTAGCTTTCTTATATTTACGACCTCTAGTTTTTCCCCTACCTGCTCTTATTTTTCTACCGTTTTTAGCACGGACAATATCATCATAAACACCTAAGTTTTTGAAGATTTCACGAGTTTCTTTAGTTTGTTTAACTGATTCAAGATCATCTTCAACAACTAAAGGAAATGCTGGAACATTTTCAACTTTATGTCCTCTTTTTTCTACTAATTCTTTATTAGCAGTAGCAGCTACAGCTGATCTAATAGCTAATCTTCTTTCTTTATTGTTTATTTTTTCATGATGATTTTTGTCAACCCTTATTGGGTGAGCTTTTCTTCCACCAATAGCTTGTGGAACGAAAGCGGTCCTTGCACCATTTTTAATCCTTGGTACCATAGCTGCACCTCTACCTGAACCCCAAGATTCAGCAGAAGTTCTTTTACCAGCCATAGGATCATTACCCATAGGTTGAATTCTAGCAGTTTGTGATGATATAACTGCTCTTTTAATAAGATCTGGTCTATATACTTCATTAAAAATAGCTGGAAGTTCTACATCACCAGAAACTTCTCCTTCAATAGAATAAACATTTACTTTCATATTTAGACCCCTTGTTTAGATTCAGTACTAATAAAGTTAATTTGTGGAGCTGATTCATCAGTTGATTTAGGTCTGATTGCTTTCCTTAAAATAACTAACCTTTTACTAGGACCTGGTAAAGAACCTTTTACTAAAACATAATCATTTTTAACTAATCCATAATTAATGAATCCACCATCTGGATTTACTTCACTAACAGTAGTGTTTTCACCAATTTTTAAAATTTTTTTGTTAAATTCAGTTCTTTTATGATAACCCATTTGACCTGCTTGTGCAACAGTCCACATAGTCCTATTAGGAGTCCATGGACCAATAGAACCAACATGTCTTTCTTTACTACTACGTGCAGCTTTACCATATTGGATTCTGATATTCCATCTTTTAATTACACCTTGGAATCCTTTTCCTTTAGTGGTTGCAATAGCATCTACAAATTGACCTTCGTTGAATACATCACTAGCTTTAACTTCATTACCTAATAATTCAATTGCAGCATTGAGTTTTTCTTCAACAGAAGTTCCTCCAATAGCACATTCGAATATTTCAGGTTTTTTCTTAGGTACACTAGCTAATTTAGGATTAGTATGTATTAATACTTTAATTTCAGCAGTGCGATCTAAATTATCTTGGATTTTTGCAATAGCATCTGATTTATTATAATCTTTAGGAAGTGAAATTTTCCTAGAGAGTTCTTTATCTAAATTATCTGCAAGAACCTCGGTAATTACTTTGTATCCACGATTTGTTTTTTCATATGATCTAATACCCATTACTACAACAGGTGGTACTTCCAATACAGTGACTGGAGTTGAGACTTCCATACCAAAAGTAGGTGAATTTTTATTATTATCTACTACAGTAGCATGAGTCATACCAACTTTATAACCAGCAATTGCTAGTAATTTGGATTCATCACATTCAGGCCATGATTTAATTCTAGGAGTTTCTTTAGCTACTCTTTTTCTAGGACTAAATGCTACAGAACCTTTTCTTGGTTGATGATGTCTAACCATTTAATTTAACCTCCGGTTTATTATTTTTTTCCATAAATTAATTAGTATTAATTAATTTCAGACACATTTAAAGTCAATAATTATCTTTTAATTAAATTGACTACATTTGAAATAGAATTATAAAATAATAAGATTATTAAACAATCCTAAGAATAAATAACGAAATCTTACATAATGTAGACTAAGTTATATAAATATTATTAAATACATTGAATTTAAACAGAATTAAATTCAAAATAAAAAGTTTACAATATAAAATAAAGAATAACCATCAATTATAAACTTTTATAATAAGCTAACTATCAATAAAAAAATTTTAAAAAGTAATTAATCAGCTAAAAGCATATTAAACAAAGATAATGTAGAAACAACTGCTTCTTCAGTCCTAACTGTCTTAGTTCCTTGATTAGGAATAGTATTTAATTTAATAGTCTCCCAATTAGGATTATTAAGATTACCTTCTACAGAAGAGTAAGGACCACCAAAGACTATTGCAATATTATTAGATTTATTTACTTTATACCTTAATTCATCAAAAATAGAATTTATTGTATCTGCATATCTTGTTGTAATAACAACAAAATCAGGATTAAGTTTATTTAAACTTTTATTAAGACTTTCATTATTATAAATAGTCTCATATCCCCAGTAAATGTCATCTGGTTTCTCAGGTGTGACTATTACTTCTTTTGCAATTTTAGTGATTTTAAAGCTAAAAATTTTATTAACAGATAATTGCTCTTTACAAAAAGCTAATTTATCCATACCTATATCTACAAAGGTTCCTTTTTTATTTCTTTTAACCGTAAATCCTTGCCTATAATCTCCTTTTTTAGGATTATCATTAGTAGGATGATGCGGAGTCCTTAAAGGTGGTAAAATTCCAACATGTTTTAAATCAGCTTGAATAGGAAATGCTCTTTTTCTCAAATATTGAGGAGTATTCATATAGCTTAAAACATCATACATGAATTTAGCATCTTTTCGGCCTTTTTGATCATTAAAGGAACTATCATTATAGATAATTACCTTATTCAAACGAAAAACAGCTAATGCTCTACCGATAATACCTATTTTATAGGTTTTTAACTTCAAGTCATTAGTTTCTGCGAGATATGAATTAGGTATAAATAAAGATAAATTAATATTTTGCATTTATAAAGATTTGTTAAAAATACTATATAAATGTATGCAAATTTTTGATAGCTATCACTAAATAAACTTATCAACAGTATTATATCAACTATAATACCAGTAGCTCAGCTACAAAAAAAATATTATATTCTCATGAATATAATAATATTACTTTGATTATAATAGTATATAAAAGTATTGTTTTTTAATGATAAATTTAAGATTTAAAAGAAGTTATGAAAAAAAGAAAAAATAAGTCTTAGTAAAATAAAATAAAACAAAAATATATGGAATAAAAATTACTAAAAATAAAAAAATAAAGACAATATAAAAAAACAAAAATTAAAAAGTTTCAACACGAAAAACAATAACTTCTACATTTTTTAATTCATGAGTATGAAATTTATAAATATTTTTCAATGAAAAATTATAAAAAAATTCATGAGTAATCCTAGCACCTAAATCTTTGAAATAATTTTCAACAAAATCTTTAGTACTTGCCATATGAAATGAATAAACAACAGAACTATTTTCAACAGAAAAATCAATAAATTTTCTATCAGCACCTTTTTTTGCTCTTTCCTGAGATCCAAAAGGTGGATTCTGAATGATTGTATCTACTTTCTCTTCTAAAAATCCAGAAATATTCAAATCATTAATTTTTTTAAGAGAATTTATATCACTTTGAAAAAAATGTAAACTATTTAATTTTTGTGCATCTACACCTATATCAACTACTGTTTTTTCTGCAAGTTTTAATGATTCACTATCTATATCAATACCAAGAACATTTTTTGCACCAAGAAGTAATGAAGATATAGCAAAAATCCCAGTACCACAACCTAAATCTACAACAGATAAATCTTTAATATCACCTAAAGAATATGCATTCCACATAATATCAGAAGCAATATTTGCAGGAGTAGAATATTGTTCAAGTTCAACCTTAGGATTTGGATGTGATGGAATATTCTGTATAATCATTTCTAAATGTTTCTTTTTTCTAATTTTTCTCATAGTATCAACACAAGAAAATAAATTACTATAATATTTTAATAAAATATTATATTAAATTTCCTAAACTTTATATTAAAATTCTAATTAAACCTTGAAAAAAGAATATAAAATTATATATATTAAAAAATATCCTAAAGAAAAAAATAAAATAATAATAAAAAAAAGTTAATACTTTAAAAAACAGATTAAAATATATAATATATTATATATTATTAGTACTTAAAAAACAATATTTAATATTCCACTTAATTTAACTTAAATATAATATATGAATTAGAAGTAGTATTAAATAGGTTAAAAAAAGAAAAGAGGTTTCAAATGTTTGATAAAGTATTAATTGCAAATAGAGGAGAAATTGCAATTAGAATTATGAGAGCATGCCGTGAACTTGATGTTAAAAGTGTTGCTATATATTCTGATGCAGATAAAACTTCTCTTTACACTAATTATGCAGATGAAAAATATCCATTAGGAAATCCAAGTCCTCAAAAATCTTACTTAAATATTGATAAAATCATTGACATTGCTATTGATTCTG is a genomic window of Methanobrevibacter wolinii SH containing:
- a CDS encoding 50S ribosomal protein L2 encodes the protein MGKRLIHQRRGRGNPPHRVASHRFKDKIQYRVYDDIEKEGSLKGIVTDIVHDPARTAPIAKVKFENGEQKFILAPESIQINDEIECGISAPISFGNTLPLAEIPEGTPVYNIENRPGDGGRFVRSSGTYASLITHDADKAVIELPSGELKSFNPKCRASIGIVAGGGRKEKPYLKAGNKWYAAKAKGKKSMTVRGVAMNAVDHPHGGGNRQHPGRPTTISRHASPGRKVGSIAAKRTGRRR
- a CDS encoding putative RNA uridine N3 methyltransferase; translation: MQNINLSLFIPNSYLAETNDLKLKTYKIGIIGRALAVFRLNKVIIYNDSSFNDQKGRKDAKFMYDVLSYMNTPQYLRKRAFPIQADLKHVGILPPLRTPHHPTNDNPKKGDYRQGFTVKRNKKGTFVDIGMDKLAFCKEQLSVNKIFSFKITKIAKEVIVTPEKPDDIYWGYETIYNNESLNKSLNKLNPDFVVITTRYADTINSIFDELRYKVNKSNNIAIVFGGPYSSVEGNLNNPNWETIKLNTIPNQGTKTVRTEEAVVSTLSLFNMLLAD
- the rpl4p gene encoding 50S ribosomal protein L4, giving the protein MKVNVYSIEGEVSGDVELPAIFNEVYRPDLIKRAVISSQTARIQPMGNDPMAGKRTSAESWGSGRGAAMVPRIKNGARTAFVPQAIGGRKAHPIRVDKNHHEKINNKERRLAIRSAVAATANKELVEKRGHKVENVPAFPLVVEDDLESVKQTKETREIFKNLGVYDDIVRAKNGRKIRAGRGKTRGRKYKKAKGPLVVVGDDKGIKLGARNHAGVDVVSVENLNAELLAPGTHPGRLTIFTKSAVEKLGGLFQ
- the rpl3p gene encoding 50S ribosomal protein L3 codes for the protein MVRHHQPRKGSVAFSPRKRVAKETPRIKSWPECDESKLLAIAGYKVGMTHATVVDNNKNSPTFGMEVSTPVTVLEVPPVVVMGIRSYEKTNRGYKVITEVLADNLDKELSRKISLPKDYNKSDAIAKIQDNLDRTAEIKVLIHTNPKLASVPKKKPEIFECAIGGTSVEEKLNAAIELLGNEVKASDVFNEGQFVDAIATTKGKGFQGVIKRWNIRIQYGKAARSSKERHVGSIGPWTPNRTMWTVAQAGQMGYHKRTEFNKKILKIGENTTVSEVNPDGGFINYGLVKNDYVLVKGSLPGPSKRLVILRKAIRPKSTDESAPQINFISTESKQGV
- a CDS encoding 50S ribosomal protein L23 — protein: MDPYAVIVKPHVTEKTMNAIDFNNELTFVVARESTKADIKRAFETLYDEKVKKVNTHISPKGVKLAFITLEEEEKAEDIAVKIGVF
- a CDS encoding METTL5 family protein, with the protein product MRKIRKKKHLEMIIQNIPSHPNPKVELEQYSTPANIASDIMWNAYSLGDIKDLSVVDLGCGTGIFAISSLLLGAKNVLGIDIDSESLKLAEKTVVDIGVDAQKLNSLHFFQSDINSLKKINDLNISGFLEEKVDTIIQNPPFGSQERAKKGADRKFIDFSVENSSVVYSFHMASTKDFVENYFKDLGARITHEFFYNFSLKNIYKFHTHELKNVEVIVFRVETF